A region from the Sphaerodactylus townsendi isolate TG3544 linkage group LG01, MPM_Stown_v2.3, whole genome shotgun sequence genome encodes:
- the LOC125437778 gene encoding uncharacterized protein LOC125437778: MATARRQVRWRSSSRCCASRRRSESSSSESHAGRQVWIVGHSIVLWASRYAATSGWGESLGLQPRVTVHWVGIRGTRWASLLQQLRQTREHRGTPHAVIIQLGENNLPEMKRIQLLHDILSSLAALPLLLPGTVIFWSQLLERRVWRGARVPGRVNTARKKICRAVSWFVLAAGGRSIAHPAISFREMAIYLNEGWTCLNEGWTCGCAQYRERCRTGWVARKRLAGAGGRPPCSCGCGAWVMIWKCRWQQEATALPNRQMGITSCQERPPGRALQRSEVQIFPIQ; the protein is encoded by the exons ATGGCCACAGCTCGTCGACAGGTGCGATGGAGATCTTCGTCACGCTGCTGCGCATCACGCCGGCGCTCGGAGAGCTCATCGTCTGAAA GTCATGCAGGCCGGCAGGTCTGGATCGTGGGCCATAGCATCGTGCTTTGGGCATCTCGCTACGCGGCCACCTCCGGATGGGGAGAGTCATTGGGCCTGCAACCACGGGTGACTGTTCACTGGGTGGGGATTCGAGGCACGCGCTGGGCATCGCTCCTGCAACAGCTCCGCCAGACCCGGGAACATCGTGGCACGCCACACGCGGTTATCATCCAGCTGGGGGAAAACAATTTGCCCGAGATGAAACGGATACAGCTTCTCCACGACATACTGTCCAGTCTCGCGGCACTGCCCCTGCTTCTGCCGGGCACCGTGATTTTTTGGTCCCAGCTGCTGGAAAGGCGGGTTTGGCGCGGGGCCAGGGTGCCAGGGCGCGTGAACACAGCCAGGAAGAAGATCTGCCGGGCAGTCTCCTGGTTCGTTTTGGCAGCTGGCGGCAGGAGCATCGCCCATCCGGCCATCTCCTTTCGGGAAATGGCTATTTATCTGAACGAGGGATGGACCTGTCTGAACGAGGGATGGACCTGTGGTTGCGCGCAATACAGGGAGCGCTGCAGGACTGGCTGGGTTGCTAGGAAGCGTTTGGCGGGAGCCGGGGGCAGGCCCCCGTGCTCTTGTGGctgtggcgcatgggtaatgatctggaagtgccgatggcagcaagaggcaaccgccctgccgaaccggcaaatggggatcacctcttgccaggagcgtccgcccggcagagcccttcagcggagcgaagtcca AATCTTTCCTATCCAGTAA